From Methylopila sp. M107, a single genomic window includes:
- a CDS encoding phage terminase small subunit P27 family, with amino-acid sequence MGRRGPKPEPASVKLAKGNSGRRPIGKEPATLIPEESKAVRPPVWLKAGKGLEVWNRLAPRIAAMKLLGAADAETFARYCRNFSRWLKMQERLDKVGEIYEIETASGKVRRADPSFLISDRLEKALIAAEANFGLNPAERQRIFAARAAAGASADLFSGASPAAAPTSPGAATPPDARGSAVGFLQ; translated from the coding sequence ATGGGTCGACGCGGGCCGAAGCCAGAGCCGGCGTCGGTCAAGCTGGCCAAGGGCAATTCGGGTCGTCGGCCGATCGGCAAGGAACCGGCGACGCTGATCCCGGAGGAATCGAAAGCCGTCCGGCCGCCGGTCTGGCTGAAAGCGGGCAAGGGGCTCGAGGTCTGGAACAGGCTCGCGCCGCGCATCGCCGCGATGAAGCTGCTCGGCGCGGCGGACGCCGAAACCTTCGCGCGCTACTGCCGGAACTTTTCAAGATGGCTGAAGATGCAGGAGCGCCTCGACAAGGTCGGCGAGATCTATGAGATCGAAACGGCCTCCGGGAAGGTGCGACGCGCTGATCCGTCCTTCCTCATCTCGGACCGCCTGGAGAAGGCACTCATCGCCGCCGAGGCGAACTTCGGCCTGAACCCGGCCGAGCGTCAGCGCATCTTCGCGGCGCGCGCCGCCGCCGGCGCGTCCGCCGATCTGTTCAGCGGCGCATCGCCTGCGGCCGCCCCAACGTCGCCGGGCGCCGCGACGCCGCCCGACGCCCGGGGCAGCGCGGTCGGCTTCCTGCAATAG
- a CDS encoding phage major capsid protein, which yields MLRNHVIVGGSFALLASMPFGPRICFDTPDRSGGGGKSAAELAAEVKRDFETKHDAVKEIAEKALAEAAKGTPLATTAKELADQAITGMNEAKARLDEMEQKLARGGGDADVPRTAGERFVEDEQFKAFAGQTRPRGRVLVEVKDITSLTTDAAGSAGALIQSDRRGLQVELPQRRLTVRSLLLPGETASSSIEYEQEKLFTNNAAPVAEGALKPQSELQFEDKIANVRTIAHWMRTSVQILADAPGLRSIIDQRLRYGLALAEESQLLNGSGTGQNLTGLVTSATAYSAPGGLVAVSQVDIIRLMILQAALAEYPPNGIVMNPIDWASIEMLKDGDGRYLIGNPQGTLSPTLWSLPVVPTQAMGVDKALVGAFNLAAQIFDRQDATVDVSTEDQDNFVKNKVTIRAEERIALAIYRPQAIVYGDLGRVA from the coding sequence ATGCTTCGCAACCACGTGATCGTGGGCGGCAGCTTCGCGCTGCTCGCCTCCATGCCGTTCGGCCCGCGCATCTGCTTCGACACGCCCGACCGCTCCGGCGGCGGCGGCAAGTCGGCGGCCGAGCTCGCCGCCGAGGTCAAGCGCGACTTCGAAACCAAGCACGACGCGGTGAAGGAGATCGCCGAGAAGGCGCTCGCCGAGGCCGCGAAGGGCACGCCGCTGGCGACGACCGCCAAGGAACTTGCCGACCAGGCGATCACCGGCATGAACGAAGCCAAGGCCCGTCTCGACGAGATGGAGCAGAAGCTCGCCCGTGGCGGCGGCGACGCCGACGTGCCCCGCACCGCCGGCGAGCGCTTCGTCGAGGACGAGCAGTTCAAGGCGTTTGCCGGCCAGACCCGTCCGCGTGGCCGAGTGCTGGTCGAGGTGAAGGACATCACTTCGCTGACCACGGACGCCGCCGGCTCCGCCGGCGCGCTGATTCAGTCGGATCGTCGCGGTCTCCAGGTCGAACTGCCGCAGCGTCGTCTGACCGTTCGCTCGCTGCTCCTTCCCGGCGAGACCGCCTCCAGCTCGATCGAGTACGAACAGGAGAAGCTGTTCACGAACAATGCGGCCCCGGTCGCCGAAGGCGCTCTCAAGCCGCAGTCTGAACTGCAGTTCGAGGACAAGATCGCCAACGTCCGGACCATCGCGCACTGGATGCGGACCTCGGTCCAGATCCTCGCCGATGCGCCGGGCCTTCGGTCGATCATCGACCAGCGCCTGCGCTATGGCTTGGCGCTCGCCGAGGAAAGCCAGTTGCTGAACGGGTCCGGCACCGGCCAGAACCTGACCGGTCTGGTGACCTCGGCCACGGCTTATTCGGCTCCCGGCGGCCTTGTGGCTGTCTCGCAGGTCGACATCATCCGCCTGATGATCCTGCAGGCGGCGCTCGCCGAGTATCCGCCGAACGGGATCGTCATGAACCCGATCGACTGGGCCTCGATCGAGATGCTGAAGGACGGCGACGGCCGCTATCTCATCGGCAATCCGCAGGGAACGCTGTCTCCGACCCTTTGGAGCCTGCCGGTCGTCCCGACGCAGGCGATGGGCGTCGACAAGGCGCTGGTCGGCGCCTTCAACCTGGCGGCCCAGATCTTCGATCGTCAGGACGCCACGGTCGACGTCTCGACCGAGGATCAGGACAACTTCGTGAAGAACAAGGTCACGATCCGCGCCGAAGAGCGGATCGCGCTGGCGATCTATCGCCCGCAGGCGATCGTCTACGGCGACCTTGGCCGCGTCGCCTGA
- a CDS encoding phage portal protein translates to MSWLNRALGRLIAKDVERHRGRPASTEHADNFVTNQVTVAEVTDYRASQPTAAVGLSATWACIQLIAGTIASLPLMVYRTNGDGVRTVDKDHPLYFVLHDSPNYDQTAVDFWEVMAASIELYGNAYARIERRSTGELFALHPVRPDLVKVRRKGGGDLEYAWTENSRRVVKSGGQMLHIRGPLGDAMSGASTLSVCRSVFDDAIAAESAAGAMFYNGINPSGILSTPDNVRLTKEQRAELEQLLVEKYQGSIRQGRPMVLDNGLTWNQLSINPADAQMLESRKYSGEQICRLFGVPPGMVGFGDKASNWGTGKEVDVLWFQKFTLRKRLKRIEQSVIKQLVPLAERRALGLEIEFNLEGLLRGDTASRYEAYEKAIRMGIATRNECRALENRPPIDGGDVITVQMQDVPLAAAINGDRNGQEDGSGS, encoded by the coding sequence ATGAGTTGGCTTAACCGCGCGCTCGGTCGCCTTATCGCCAAGGATGTCGAGCGGCACCGCGGCCGTCCGGCGTCGACCGAGCACGCCGACAACTTCGTCACGAACCAAGTGACGGTCGCGGAGGTGACGGACTATCGCGCTTCCCAGCCGACCGCCGCCGTTGGTCTCTCGGCGACCTGGGCGTGTATCCAGTTGATCGCCGGCACGATCGCCTCGCTGCCGCTGATGGTCTACCGGACCAACGGCGACGGCGTCCGCACCGTCGACAAGGATCATCCGCTCTACTTCGTGCTGCATGACAGCCCGAATTACGATCAGACCGCCGTCGACTTCTGGGAGGTGATGGCGGCCAGCATCGAGCTTTACGGCAACGCTTACGCCCGTATCGAGCGGCGCTCGACCGGCGAATTGTTCGCGCTGCATCCGGTCCGACCCGACCTTGTGAAGGTCCGCCGCAAGGGCGGCGGCGATCTCGAATATGCCTGGACCGAAAACAGCCGGCGGGTTGTAAAAAGCGGCGGCCAGATGCTGCACATTCGCGGGCCTCTCGGCGACGCGATGTCGGGCGCATCGACGCTCTCGGTCTGCCGCAGCGTGTTCGACGACGCTATTGCGGCGGAGAGCGCCGCCGGCGCGATGTTTTACAACGGCATCAACCCAAGCGGCATTCTGTCGACGCCGGATAACGTGCGTCTGACCAAGGAACAGCGCGCGGAACTAGAGCAATTACTGGTCGAGAAATATCAGGGTTCAATCCGGCAGGGCCGGCCAATGGTGCTCGACAACGGGCTGACCTGGAACCAGCTGTCGATCAATCCTGCCGACGCGCAGATGCTGGAGAGCCGCAAGTATAGCGGCGAGCAGATCTGTCGCCTCTTCGGCGTCCCGCCCGGCATGGTCGGCTTCGGCGACAAGGCGTCGAACTGGGGCACCGGCAAGGAAGTCGACGTTCTGTGGTTCCAGAAGTTCACACTCCGCAAGCGCCTGAAGCGGATCGAGCAGTCGGTGATCAAGCAGCTTGTCCCGCTGGCGGAGCGTCGCGCTCTTGGGCTGGAGATCGAGTTCAACCTTGAGGGCCTGCTCCGCGGCGACACAGCGAGCCGGTACGAGGCTTACGAGAAAGCCATCCGGATGGGCATCGCCACCCGAAACGAGTGCCGCGCGCTCGAGAACCGGCCACCGATCGACGGCGGCGACGTGATCACGGTGCAGATGCAGGACGTTCCGCTCGCCGCCGCCATCAACGGAGATCGCAATGGACAAGAAGACGGCTCCGGTTCTTGA
- a CDS encoding terminase TerL endonuclease subunit, translating into MPVQSGPAGRRRPATKRPAGVDLDATFDTRAGVWRVGDFWFDERAADKAVAFFPQHLCFTKGEWAGKPFALEPWQANDIVRPVFGWKRADGTRRYRRVYVWVPRKNGKTELAAGVALLLLLGDGELGGEVYSIASHEGQARLVFGQAVTMASKSETLSSDLVCLKSSVYCPALNASFRPLSGKAEGKHGFSASGLIGDEIHEWSGGDLYQFVHDSEDARRQPLEFLISTAGKKGTYGEEVWDECQKILEGVIEDPETLVVVYAASPDDDWTDERTWAKANPNLGVSKKLDTMRANARRARQLPRLENGFKNYHLNIWTEQAVRWLPIDAVDDAGRRFGWDHCAGPVGWKDLEARLRGKTCFGGLDLSSIMDLSSLVWFFPKQPGLEVPAMLARFWKPADYLKEHGKRDKLPYARWAEEGALAATPGNVVDYTFIQEQIYRDAETFRVARAGEQNLAQGEGGLAIDRWNATETAVRLQGEGLPIVLFGQGYASMSPAAKELERLVAANGFHHGGHPILRRHAQVVAVETDAAENIKPAKNKSTERIDGIVASCMAIGIAAKGEGEAAFDAESWIASYA; encoded by the coding sequence ATGCCGGTCCAGAGCGGGCCGGCCGGCCGTCGTCGCCCGGCGACGAAGCGCCCCGCCGGCGTCGATCTCGACGCGACCTTTGACACCCGCGCCGGCGTGTGGCGCGTCGGCGACTTCTGGTTCGACGAACGCGCGGCCGACAAGGCGGTGGCGTTCTTTCCACAGCACCTGTGCTTCACGAAAGGAGAGTGGGCGGGCAAGCCCTTTGCGCTCGAGCCCTGGCAGGCCAATGACATTGTCCGGCCGGTGTTCGGATGGAAACGGGCCGACGGCACGAGACGCTATCGCCGGGTCTACGTCTGGGTCCCGCGCAAGAACGGCAAGACCGAACTCGCGGCCGGCGTCGCGCTGCTGCTGCTGCTCGGCGACGGCGAGCTCGGCGGTGAGGTCTACTCGATCGCGAGCCATGAGGGTCAAGCGCGCCTGGTGTTCGGCCAGGCCGTCACCATGGCGTCGAAGTCCGAGACGCTATCGAGCGACCTCGTCTGCCTGAAATCGTCGGTCTACTGCCCCGCGCTCAACGCGTCGTTCAGGCCGCTGTCGGGAAAAGCGGAAGGCAAGCATGGTTTCTCGGCGTCGGGCCTCATCGGCGACGAGATCCACGAATGGTCGGGCGGCGACCTTTACCAGTTCGTCCACGACAGCGAGGACGCGCGGCGGCAGCCGCTTGAATTCCTGATCTCGACGGCGGGCAAGAAAGGCACCTACGGCGAAGAGGTCTGGGACGAGTGCCAGAAGATCCTCGAGGGCGTCATTGAGGACCCCGAGACGCTCGTCGTGGTCTACGCCGCGAGCCCCGACGACGACTGGACCGACGAAAGGACCTGGGCGAAGGCGAATCCGAACCTGGGCGTGTCGAAAAAGCTCGACACGATGCGCGCCAACGCCCGCCGCGCGCGACAGCTGCCGAGGCTGGAGAACGGGTTCAAGAACTATCACCTGAACATTTGGACCGAGCAGGCGGTCCGCTGGCTGCCGATCGATGCGGTCGACGACGCCGGCCGTCGCTTCGGTTGGGACCACTGCGCGGGGCCCGTCGGCTGGAAGGATCTGGAGGCGCGTCTACGCGGCAAGACGTGCTTCGGCGGGCTCGACCTGTCGTCGATCATGGACCTGTCGTCGCTGGTCTGGTTCTTTCCAAAACAGCCTGGCCTCGAAGTGCCGGCGATGCTGGCGCGGTTCTGGAAGCCTGCGGACTATCTGAAGGAACACGGAAAGCGCGACAAGCTGCCTTACGCCCGGTGGGCGGAGGAGGGCGCGCTCGCCGCGACGCCCGGCAACGTTGTCGACTACACGTTCATTCAGGAACAGATCTATCGCGACGCTGAGACCTTCCGGGTCGCGCGCGCCGGCGAACAGAATCTTGCGCAGGGCGAGGGCGGGTTAGCGATCGATCGTTGGAACGCGACCGAGACGGCGGTGCGCTTGCAGGGCGAGGGCCTTCCGATCGTGTTGTTCGGCCAGGGCTACGCCTCGATGTCGCCCGCCGCGAAAGAGCTTGAGCGTCTGGTGGCCGCCAACGGCTTCCACCATGGCGGACATCCTATCCTGAGACGGCACGCGCAGGTCGTCGCAGTCGAGACTGACGCCGCCGAGAACATCAAGCCGGCCAAGAACAAGTCGACGGAACGCATCGACGGCATAGTGGCGAGCTGCATGGCGATCGGCATCGCCGCCAAGGGCGAAGGGGAGGCGGCGTTCGATGCTGAATCTTGGATCGCGAGCTACGCATGA
- a CDS encoding phage tail terminator-like protein — MAHPSVITAVTSRLETYWNRSPIFAPNVEGDAPEDGSPFVKLQFPASDKARPILNRRFYREEGGVRIVIAVEIGEGIAKASAWAEELATLFRDRKFSGVQTFVPGDIYVGDENDSGNYFITALVVPYAFNFAG; from the coding sequence ATGGCGCACCCGAGCGTGATCACGGCGGTGACGTCGCGGCTGGAGACCTATTGGAACAGGTCGCCGATCTTCGCGCCGAACGTCGAGGGCGACGCGCCCGAGGACGGCTCGCCGTTCGTGAAGCTTCAATTTCCTGCTTCCGACAAGGCGCGACCGATCCTGAACCGCCGGTTTTATCGCGAGGAAGGCGGCGTCCGGATCGTGATCGCGGTCGAGATCGGTGAGGGCATCGCGAAGGCGAGCGCCTGGGCCGAAGAACTCGCGACCCTGTTCCGCGACAGGAAGTTTTCCGGCGTCCAGACCTTTGTTCCCGGCGACATCTACGTCGGCGATGAGAACGACAGCGGCAACTACTTCATCACCGCGCTGGTCGTGCCTTACGCGTTCAACTTTGCAGGCTGA
- a CDS encoding phage tail length tape measure family protein, which produces MTVQAIRELTVRGRADGLDKLRTELSAVKREYLGVETSAEAVGQATDATARKQEAAARAWGRHQAQIDGVARALQRAERDMAQAIRAADMGVISQARAQQEVARTLRNVEAAEAARSAEIARSRPGGWDRMGLSQVNADNPGIARLSANAAAEEKMRNLGRVTTEANKAAGLGAHQWTNLAFQINDAATMALSGASAFQIVATQGGQVFQILQSGPKGVVGSLKEIGVAALGLLSPLNLVIAGMVAVPTALALYSMSGRRDVETLDDAFKRHADTIRSVKDLYGEAAGSLREVAQESEMVVRALAKINLEKLREQAVEQGKVAMRGMGTGTEPEPIYDALGNATGMTQEGAFSVDRSFAAFRNEIDALNRSYREGNPLVEEFRQQISARIDSGIADPLLRERAEQLINLTDSWRESLARLPEAMRAIGVTAESAADSVAKIRTERFGLAMREIWARTPAQRGQVAYDQTMDRLRDDKNYSPDAKAIEADRARRLELDRIRKSSQDAERQAAASHGFDMREIGARTVEQRAAIAADRARASALEDTSRAANADAEAQRASARVIAEAREEARRYADEASEAAHRRLASAEAEASSIGRTATETERARLVMEMTNQARDRAYQLTGSYENVAQSTIDAINREAAALAALGEQTRKVRLEQDLMQEREAIFMGEREAAYRSRIRSAGFDPESEYGRARIEIMRTTDALKEMKEIGASAWSTIGDSIRSGEGVGASIAAGGRKLLDDMSKRAWDNMYDQAWSAVGDAIPALKDLGLGGKPDGSSSTRALWVQMSPASAGATGLLGSGSPDLLKSAANSNFPDGTLLKGPGDIVRSPLASTAGTPTSAPLAALPHAATANVARFDPVFDDRMKAMFADAPGKISVYSGYRSPEYQQGLWNRAVAKYGSPEAARKWVAPPGRSMHGYGEAADLRYENPQTRAWAHENAGRYGLRFPMGHEPWHIEPIGGRRQGGTLTASLAANPTATVGGVPVNQIAPTAQTIDVKATQASLDTLKTSATNSAGGLTTFGQGLGDISNVMGGIGSVLGMALGGKKNGGIGALIGGIGAKLLFSPGGLLGFEGGGWTGHGARTEPAGVVHRGEFVFDARATSRIGVATLDGIRKGLPGYYEGGLVGNDNLRADNDRWSGPGWTAPAPPPPPDASREGSSGAVVRLELDNKLLRVAMVREAKPVARAESARAGARAVEVSRRDAPNQRKHEQRHGHSY; this is translated from the coding sequence ATGACCGTTCAGGCCATCCGCGAGTTGACCGTGCGCGGTCGCGCGGACGGGCTCGACAAGCTGAGGACCGAACTCTCCGCGGTCAAGCGGGAGTATCTCGGCGTCGAGACGTCTGCGGAGGCGGTCGGCCAAGCGACGGATGCGACGGCACGCAAGCAGGAGGCCGCCGCCCGGGCTTGGGGGCGGCATCAGGCTCAGATCGACGGCGTCGCCAGGGCCCTGCAGCGCGCGGAGCGCGACATGGCGCAGGCGATCCGCGCGGCGGATATGGGGGTGATCTCGCAGGCGCGGGCACAGCAGGAGGTCGCGCGCACGCTGCGAAACGTCGAGGCTGCAGAAGCCGCGCGCTCTGCGGAGATCGCGCGCTCCCGCCCTGGCGGCTGGGATCGAATGGGCCTCTCACAGGTCAACGCAGACAATCCGGGCATTGCTCGGCTGAGCGCAAACGCTGCAGCCGAGGAGAAAATGCGCAATCTCGGGCGCGTAACGACCGAGGCCAACAAGGCGGCGGGCCTTGGCGCGCATCAGTGGACCAATCTTGCGTTCCAGATCAACGACGCCGCGACTATGGCGTTGTCGGGCGCGAGCGCATTCCAGATCGTGGCCACGCAGGGCGGGCAGGTTTTTCAGATCCTGCAGAGCGGTCCCAAGGGCGTCGTCGGCAGTCTGAAGGAGATTGGCGTCGCGGCGCTTGGCCTTCTTTCGCCACTGAACCTTGTGATCGCGGGAATGGTGGCCGTGCCGACCGCGCTCGCGCTCTACAGCATGTCCGGCCGACGCGACGTCGAGACCCTCGACGACGCCTTCAAGCGCCATGCCGACACGATCCGAAGCGTGAAAGACCTTTATGGCGAGGCGGCCGGCAGCCTCCGCGAAGTGGCGCAGGAAAGCGAGATGGTCGTCCGCGCGCTGGCGAAGATCAATCTGGAGAAGCTCCGCGAGCAGGCCGTCGAGCAGGGCAAAGTCGCGATGCGCGGCATGGGCACCGGAACGGAACCGGAGCCCATTTACGATGCGCTGGGCAACGCCACGGGCATGACCCAAGAGGGGGCGTTCTCCGTCGATCGATCCTTCGCGGCCTTCCGAAACGAGATTGATGCGCTGAACCGTTCGTACCGGGAAGGCAACCCGCTCGTCGAAGAGTTTAGGCAACAGATTTCCGCAAGGATCGACAGCGGGATCGCCGACCCGCTGCTGCGCGAGCGGGCTGAGCAACTCATCAATCTGACCGACAGTTGGAGGGAAAGCCTGGCCCGCCTACCGGAGGCCATGCGCGCGATCGGCGTCACTGCGGAAAGTGCTGCCGATTCTGTTGCGAAGATTCGCACCGAACGTTTCGGCCTCGCGATGCGCGAGATCTGGGCTCGGACGCCGGCGCAGCGTGGCCAGGTCGCCTACGACCAGACAATGGACCGTCTTCGCGACGACAAGAACTATTCGCCAGATGCGAAGGCGATCGAAGCCGATCGGGCCCGTCGGCTCGAACTCGACCGCATCCGCAAGTCGTCTCAGGACGCCGAGCGCCAAGCGGCCGCGTCGCATGGCTTTGACATGCGCGAGATCGGCGCCCGAACCGTCGAGCAGCGCGCTGCTATCGCCGCCGACAGGGCTCGCGCATCAGCGCTGGAGGATACGTCTCGTGCGGCGAACGCCGACGCCGAGGCGCAGCGCGCGTCCGCTCGTGTGATCGCAGAGGCCCGCGAAGAGGCGCGCCGCTACGCCGATGAAGCGTCCGAGGCGGCCCATCGGCGACTGGCGTCCGCCGAAGCCGAAGCGTCGTCGATTGGCAGGACTGCGACCGAGACCGAGCGCGCGCGCCTCGTCATGGAGATGACGAACCAAGCACGGGACCGCGCCTACCAGTTGACCGGCTCCTACGAGAACGTCGCGCAGTCCACGATCGACGCCATCAACCGCGAGGCCGCTGCACTCGCCGCACTCGGCGAGCAGACGCGAAAGGTCCGCCTCGAGCAGGATCTGATGCAGGAGCGCGAGGCGATCTTCATGGGCGAGCGCGAGGCCGCGTATCGGTCGCGCATCCGCAGCGCCGGCTTCGATCCCGAAAGCGAGTATGGCCGCGCCCGTATCGAGATCATGCGGACGACCGACGCGCTGAAGGAGATGAAGGAGATCGGCGCGAGCGCATGGTCGACGATCGGCGACAGCATTCGCAGCGGCGAGGGCGTCGGAGCGTCGATCGCAGCGGGCGGACGCAAGCTTCTCGACGACATGTCGAAGCGGGCCTGGGACAACATGTACGACCAGGCATGGTCGGCGGTCGGCGACGCCATTCCCGCGCTCAAGGATCTCGGCCTCGGAGGCAAGCCTGACGGGTCGTCGTCTACCAGGGCCTTATGGGTCCAGATGTCTCCGGCCAGCGCAGGTGCGACCGGTTTGCTCGGATCGGGTAGTCCCGATCTGCTGAAGTCCGCCGCCAACAGCAATTTTCCTGACGGAACTCTGCTTAAAGGTCCGGGCGACATCGTTCGGTCGCCGCTCGCATCGACCGCCGGCACCCCCACGTCGGCGCCGCTTGCAGCCCTGCCTCATGCGGCGACGGCCAATGTCGCGAGATTCGACCCGGTCTTCGACGACCGGATGAAGGCGATGTTTGCGGACGCTCCAGGCAAGATTTCAGTCTATTCGGGCTATCGGTCTCCCGAATATCAACAGGGCCTCTGGAATCGCGCCGTCGCGAAGTACGGCTCGCCCGAGGCCGCGCGCAAATGGGTCGCGCCTCCCGGCCGGTCGATGCACGGCTACGGCGAGGCGGCGGACCTGCGCTACGAGAATCCGCAAACGCGGGCCTGGGCGCATGAGAATGCTGGCCGCTACGGCCTCCGCTTCCCGATGGGGCATGAGCCTTGGCATATCGAGCCGATCGGTGGCCGCAGGCAGGGCGGAACTTTGACCGCGAGCCTAGCGGCCAATCCCACCGCGACCGTCGGCGGCGTGCCAGTGAATCAGATCGCGCCGACCGCGCAGACGATCGACGTGAAGGCGACGCAGGCGAGCCTCGATACGCTGAAAACGAGCGCCACCAACAGTGCGGGCGGCCTCACGACCTTCGGGCAAGGTCTGGGCGACATTTCGAACGTCATGGGCGGCATCGGCAGCGTGCTCGGCATGGCGCTCGGCGGCAAGAAGAATGGCGGCATCGGCGCGCTGATCGGCGGGATTGGCGCCAAGCTTCTGTTCTCGCCCGGCGGGCTGCTCGGTTTTGAGGGCGGCGGCTGGACCGGGCACGGCGCGCGCACCGAGCCGGCCGGCGTCGTCCATCGAGGCGAGTTCGTGTTCGACGCCCGGGCTACCAGCCGCATCGGCGTCGCGACGCTCGACGGCATCCGCAAAGGCCTGCCGGGCTATTACGAAGGTGGCCTTGTCGGAAACGACAATCTGCGCGCCGACAATGATCGTTGGTCAGGTCCGGGTTGGACCGCCCCTGCGCCGCCTCCGCCGCCTGATGCGTCCCGCGAGGGATCGAGCGGCGCGGTCGTGCGGCTGGAATTGGACAACAAGCTGTTGCGCGTCGCGATGGTTCGCGAGGCGAAGCCTGTCGCTCGCGCAGAGAGCGCCAGGGCCGGCGCGCGGGCGGTGGAAGTCTCGCGGCGAGACGCTCCGAACCAGCGCAAGCACGAACAGCGCCATGGGCATAGCTACTGA
- a CDS encoding phage tail tube protein, translated as MSGDIVTATDARIYIGPVVLPAVDTASEFAALTYTEIDMVEDLGEFGDEQNIVTGTTLKDGRVRKAKGAADTGTLALRCFHDPLDTGQAALIAASKTKKNYAFKIVLPDAPDSSYSSTTIYFRALVASRRLNVGQNDNLIRRAYSLAINSDLAEALAALITP; from the coding sequence ATGAGCGGCGATATCGTCACTGCGACCGACGCCCGCATCTACATCGGGCCGGTCGTGCTTCCCGCCGTCGACACCGCGTCGGAATTCGCGGCGCTGACCTATACCGAGATCGACATGGTCGAGGATCTCGGCGAGTTCGGCGACGAGCAGAACATCGTCACCGGCACCACCCTGAAGGACGGCCGCGTCCGCAAGGCGAAGGGCGCGGCCGACACCGGCACTCTGGCGCTGCGATGCTTCCATGACCCGCTCGATACGGGCCAGGCAGCGCTAATTGCGGCGTCGAAGACGAAGAAAAACTACGCGTTCAAGATCGTGCTGCCGGACGCGCCGGACAGCAGCTACTCGTCGACCACGATCTACTTCCGCGCGCTCGTCGCCTCTCGCCGTCTGAACGTCGGCCAGAACGACAACCTGATCCGTCGCGCCTACTCACTCGCGATCAATTCTGATCTCGCGGAGGCGCTGGCGGCCCTGATTACCCCGTAA
- a CDS encoding HK97 family phage prohead protease, protein MDKKTAPVLEIKALKDNGEFEGYGSTFGGEPDAYGDVIAAGAYRESLSAHKAKGTMPKLFWQHNANEPIGKWLDAKEDDRGLLMRGKLNMDVQRGREAHALLKAKDIDGLSIGYRIKEYSVDTESGVWTLERLDLVEVSIVSVGANESSVVQSVKAAKAAHDLMERLKAGDRLERREFEALLKGTFSFSNSEAERAARLHLKGQGEPADAADDGVEFLRALTGR, encoded by the coding sequence ATGGACAAGAAGACGGCTCCGGTTCTTGAGATCAAGGCTCTCAAGGACAACGGCGAGTTCGAGGGCTACGGCTCGACCTTCGGCGGCGAGCCGGACGCCTATGGCGACGTCATCGCGGCCGGCGCCTACAGGGAGAGCCTGAGCGCCCACAAGGCCAAGGGCACGATGCCGAAGCTGTTCTGGCAGCACAACGCGAACGAGCCGATCGGCAAGTGGCTGGACGCCAAGGAAGACGACCGCGGTCTGCTGATGCGCGGCAAGCTGAACATGGATGTCCAGCGGGGCCGCGAGGCGCATGCGCTGCTGAAGGCGAAGGACATCGACGGCCTGTCGATCGGCTACCGGATCAAGGAATACAGCGTCGACACCGAGTCTGGCGTCTGGACCCTCGAGCGGCTCGACCTGGTCGAGGTCAGCATCGTTTCGGTCGGCGCCAATGAGAGCTCGGTCGTTCAGAGCGTTAAGGCCGCCAAGGCCGCGCATGACCTGATGGAACGCCTGAAGGCCGGGGACCGGCTGGAGCGGCGCGAGTTCGAAGCACTGCTGAAAGGGACTTTCAGCTTTTCGAATTCGGAGGCGGAGCGCGCCGCGCGTCTCCACTTGAAAGGGCAGGGGGAGCCTGCCGACGCGGCGGATGACGGCGTGGAATTTCTCCGCGCCCTGACGGGCCGATAA